A single Rubrivivax gelatinosus IL144 DNA region contains:
- a CDS encoding uridine kinase family protein produces MNLPEALAARVHASMPGRDEPFVIALCGWADTGKSTVAAQLVAALRQFGLAADAISTDDFMRDRAERDAIGISGYDLRSIDMAALRAALVRFLARQAFGVRRYDNRTGMKSAEASTVSPADVLVVEGIHALHPDLAPHTHLKVFIDADEATARELRVRANQRKRGMSAHEAAARVEREWRDYCAWVLPRRERADIVVQVDLEFGYRELRSERLSAG; encoded by the coding sequence GTGAACCTCCCCGAAGCCCTGGCCGCCCGCGTCCACGCCTCGATGCCCGGCCGCGACGAGCCGTTCGTCATCGCGCTCTGCGGCTGGGCCGACACCGGCAAGTCGACGGTGGCCGCGCAACTCGTGGCGGCGTTGCGGCAGTTCGGCCTCGCCGCCGACGCGATTTCCACCGATGACTTCATGCGCGACCGCGCCGAACGCGACGCGATCGGCATCAGCGGCTACGACCTGCGGTCGATCGACATGGCGGCGCTGCGGGCCGCACTCGTTCGTTTCCTCGCGCGCCAGGCGTTCGGCGTGCGCCGTTACGACAACAGGACCGGCATGAAGAGCGCCGAGGCGAGCACGGTCTCGCCCGCAGACGTGCTCGTCGTCGAGGGCATCCATGCGCTTCATCCGGATCTCGCGCCGCATACGCATTTGAAGGTCTTCATCGACGCCGACGAGGCCACGGCCCGCGAGCTGCGTGTGCGCGCCAACCAGCGCAAGCGCGGCATGTCGGCGCACGAGGCGGCGGCCCGGGTGGAGCGCGAGTGGCGGGATTACTGCGCCTGGGTGCTTCCGCGCCGCGAGCGGGCCGACATCGTCGTGCAGGTCGACCTGGAGTTCGGGTATCGCGAGCTCAGGTCGGAACGGCTGAGTGCTGGCTGA